The Periplaneta americana isolate PAMFEO1 chromosome 10, P.americana_PAMFEO1_priV1, whole genome shotgun sequence genomic interval ctctctctccttccttccatgTCCCCTGATCCAAAATGTTAATAAAGGCTGAGAATGGGAAATAAGAGACATAATATAAAACGTTTTCGCAAAAGTGAAGTTCTTTAGTTATGACATGCAATCCAATCATTACAAACATATAAAGAATTCCTATGAAGACTGGACCCACTCCaacctctacctaacaaaatctgttggcaGGCAGCGAGTGACTGTATGCTGGTTATGGACAAGTCCTTGCACGCTTCCCTACGCAGACCAATCCCAGTCCACTGCTTAGCTTCCTTGGGATGGGCACCCTGCCTTACGGTTATTAAGCTGATGGAACATTACTACCTGTGACTGGCTTGCGTATAAACTCCCTGTACATacacataagaataaaataaaataaagctgtaaatatcttaacattacatgtaaagaaatgTCTTTTTCATGTGGAATTTATTGCCTGAAAAAATTATCATAGCAGTAAAAGTTGTGTATGTAAGAAATTACTTAAAGAATATAGTTTATTTTTGTGTCCAAAAAATACTGCATATTTCTCAATACATTTGTAAAAAAGCTAATATGGAACAATTTTTTGAGcaagaaataaaatactgtatgtattgtatatttcttaCAATAAGGTAATACGCAACAATTTTTTTGAGCACTGTATTCACTTTTATTAATCAAaagatatataaaatttatttttaaattgcattCTAAGTAGTAAAACAtgattacatttacaaattatatggcctaagtgtaattaaataaatctgcagtaattattgtaaaatatctaTTCGTAaactagtcatttttaatgattttctatTTACGAAAATGAGGACTAAAAGTACCATTGATATTAAGAGTCTGTTATAAGTGGTTTATAACGAGATTCAAAGTGTATTCGCATCTTGAGAAATAACAGCGGTATTATGAAATCAGGCCGTGAACGAGAGAAAGCTGTGAAACTAAATGCTCCAGTGCAAATTTCCCCATGCATAAGAAGGGGGGACTCAGGATCACTGAACGTTAAACCTCTAAGAAAGGGTGACCCTTGTTGACCTGAAGGTTGAATGTCCATTTGTGTTGGAgatggtacagcttacagcaaaaTCACCAGATGAAGGTAAATATAATTCTGTAGATAATAGTTAACTTCTCtgacaatataattttttctttgaaatgaaATGCCATTTTATTTGTAATCTTCTTCAACGTAATACAAATTAAGAACACATAGGTATATAATCAAATGCTTTGATTTCGAATTCAGTGTCATTTATTGTTGATATTAAATTAAGattcatatacttacttacttacttatagcttttaaggaacccacaggtttatttccacccacacataagcccgccattggtccctaacctgtgcaagattaatccagtctctatcatcacatcccacctctctcaaatccattttaatattattctctcatctatgtctcggtcttcccaaagatctttttccctctggtctcccaactaacactctatatgcatttctgcattcgctcatatgtgctatatgtcctgcccatctctaacatctggatttaatgttcctaattatgtcaggtgaagaatacaatgcgtgcagttctctgttgtgtaactttctccattctcctgtaactgcatccctcttagctccaaatattttcctaagaaccttattctcaaagacccttaatctctgttcctctctcaaagtgagagtccaagtttcacaaccatagagaacaaccagtaatgtaactgttttataaattctaattttcagatttttgacagaagatccatatatttttactaaaatttattacatttcatacCTACCATTCCCGAATAAATTGACTCAGAGATACTGATTATGAATAAAATTCGTCCAATAGCTTAGGGGAGTAGTTATCTACAATGCAACAGACAGGTGGCACACATGTgtatttagttgaaaatttaggaAAGAGTTCTTTCCAGCACTAAAAACACTACAGTAATCCTTTTATACTTTCTATAATGAGAAACATGAATATATCCAAGAACCTTACGTTCCAACAAAGTTAAAAAAGCAACcccaactataacaaaaataactaataaaataaaaataataaataaaccaaaaacctccttaaacataaatactatctatagaataaatctatattcaaagtttctaaatccattgcacttatctgccaaaatagtaaaaaattaataataatcataaaacaagttataaattccaagaaacaAGTTATGGAGAACTGTATCATACTTAATTTACCATTGCACATGCATCAATCCAAACATTATATCATGGCAGCTCTGTTTGTTATATGTCGAAAGAAATTTTGTTGCCCATAATACTTATACCGCCATTTTTGCAtacttttaaattcaattatttaacGATAGTGTATCAATTGCTACGTTATTTTGTATTAATGGTACTGATGATACAGAAATCATATTTCAGTAAGAGAAATCTGATgattcgccatgagattacctgacatttgccttacatttGGAAAGACCGTCAGAAATAATCCAAGTATTCAGAGCAGATGGGCTCTAACCCACATTCAAGTGCAGCCTCAGGGCAAGAGTGTCGCACAATTTTTGCAATAAACCACACCAGCAGACTTTCTCCCTGTTCACGTTAAGTCTTACTTGATGCAGTCAGCATGAaacacaaaattccacctggCAGAAATATTGGTAACAAATGTAAATCAGTCTTCACCATTCAAATGACCCGAAATTATAATTCCGAGAAAAATAATTTTAGCatattgtcattttcaattaaggTGAGTACTGTAAATCACTGCTCAGAGAACTGAATTCTGTGAAAAAAACACAACTTATATACTCTTCaatcatacatttattttataaatttagtgcACTGAACACAgaatatattcataaatataatttCGTTCCAATCCACAGTAACTTTCAATCTTAgagaattttttatgtaaaacgtACCTTcaataccaataaaataaaaattattggtaTTAGTTAATCATAATTACACACTTTtacataaagtttttttttttttttcgtttgacgaCTGTTGAGCAtttgaagaaaaacatattttcttttttgttatttaaatattccaCAAATGAACAAGAAATATTTTCATCGCAAATGAAAACATGTCACGTTTAAATTTTCTTGATAGGATATACAAACAGTAAACTCCCAATTACCTGAGGTAATAAAGGTCATAAGTTACAcgaattttcgagataaaaagaaGATAATTCTGGGAAGATGCGTTAAAACACATCCATTTAATTCAATGCTTCATGAAAAAACCAGACTTTTTCGGAAATTATTACACAGGTGACAGTAATTATTTTCTGTTCATTTTTTTACACCATATATTTTCAGGTTCAAAGGCTGTTATTCTTTTCTTCAGTTTTACGATTTGAAGGGACACCCCAATTATTACAATTCCATACAAATCCTCCAGTTCCGCCTTGTTTTCCTTGATATCGTCGAGAATTTATACCCCTATTCCAAAATCCACCATCAGATTAGTATATGATTATTAACTTTCCAACCTCGGAATTACAATGAATATGGAATTATAagtaaattgttacaatgaatatgcaattataaataaattgttatagaAACCTGTCATGAGCTGAACACAGAAGGCGCATCATATCCTCACAAGAGCAGTTTGCATTCCAagctaaaaaaaaatgcattaataACCCGAAAATTGAATAATTTGCTCACAAATAATTGGGTGATTCCCGTAGCAATATCACAATTAATAACTTGAAAAGAGTATTACTCAAAGCAGATACGCATTAAAAATTCACACGTCATTTTGGAAtcaagaaaaacacattcataaATGCATTATGTAAACTTCAAATCAACTTAGAGCACatgtaatataaaattagaagtATTACATTTAATCATTATGcagtaaaatataaattcttcATCAACTAACTTTTATAATACTTGTGTTATCATTCTTTCTTTGgcaatgtaaagaaatatatacTTTGGTAGCCAGTTACCACAGCTGGAAGAGCAACTgcctatggactggaaggtccgaaaTTCAAATCGTGGGTTGTTGTGGGATTTTTGTcattgccaaaacttccagaatgaCACTCAGTCTCATGTTTGAGTACAGGATCTATCATGGGGGTAAAAATGGTCAGTGTGATGCCAGTACCACCATCCCATTCTAATGCTGAGGTTCTTAAAATATGCTGCTCTACCTCCACATCCCCATGCACCTTCATAGCGTCTAAAGGGACACATATACCTTACTTTACTTATTACATTCAAAATTAAGTATTGTAAGACATCAACACAACGTTATCTATAATAATTAACGAGAGTTAGCCTTCTCTAATAAATATCTACTTTGATATATCTTTAACTACAGCAGTCTTGGTCATCTTCTTGGCATGTACCATAGAATGTTTCATCAACTTCCATCGCTGAGCAAATCTCTTTCCGCAAAGTTCACAAGCGTGAGGTTTCTCTCCAGTGTGTACCACCATATGTACATTTAAGTCTCCTCTTTTAATAAATCCTTTCCCACATACACCACACACGTGCGGTTTTAAACCCGTGTGTATTAATTTGTGAGTTTTTAGGTCGCCATGTTGGTAAAAGCCTTGCCCACAAGTCTCGCATATGTGCCTCTTTTTTTCTCCCGTGTGTATGTATTCATGTGCCTTCAAATTGTGTAGTGACGTGTAAGCTTTACCACATACTCCACATACATGTGGTTTTTCCCCGGTATGAACTATAGTGTGCGTCTTTAGATTACTGAGCTGCGTGAAACCCTTTCCGCACTCGGAACACACGTGAGGTTTAATTCCCGTATGAACCAACATGTGCTGCTTTAAATTGCTCCTCAAAAGAAATCCTTTGCCACAGACGTCACACACGTGTGGTTTGTCACTGTGGTGAGACAGTGGAATTGCTGATGGTCCAGGGCTTGGAGACTCTGTGGCCTGAGTAGTTTGATCAAATCTAGAAACGAagtaaatatttcacttttacatTAATCAACACTTTCATGATATTATCAATAAAACACATGCAAATAATGTTCTTACGTTACACAGAGTGAACAGAACTGTACTGTATCGTTTTTTGATCCGAATAaaagtaacttttcgttctgcaaaggaattcaaaatgttacatttgttcggatcaaattcctgcacatttcaaggacaaaattaaaattatttcaatcatttgctaacataatacactgctctctgaaACTGACAGAACATATTGGTAATTAAGTCaattggctttcccaaaataaaatatgaaatgtttcacataaagtaatttttttcacGAAAAGGAACCAAaaataagcaaaattgtattaaacttatttgtttgaaatatctcaaagaataatccactgaaattaatgatattacttacggttcatgcGTACGttttacatacacatacatacatacatacttttatttaatttttagttcGTTAATTAATGAtgctatatgaagggttcagaaccatagtggcccaagcgccatttactaaaaccgtagaaaacaatggttaaaatgaagttattaccataattcaatggaaacgtatagcaagtaatataaagtatacacattaaaactaaatgatatgtcaatcttcattaaactatagtattcacttaactttaacccttcctttctccgtgtttaataaatggcacttggcccactatggctctgaacacttCATATCAACTACTTGGCTATTGAACACAATGAAATTGGTGCCAGTGGGACAAGGCCtagaattcaccatagattacctgacatgctccttacagttagggaaaatattggaaaaaattatctcaagcgggaattgaacccacaacTCCGGATCAGTTACCAAATGAGCCTGCCACCTGTACTATACGAGTAACGCGCGCGCGCGAGCgcgtgtttttaattggttactttactatgctttatcaagtgctatggttatctagcatctgagtgaaatgaaggtgataatgccaaggaaataagttcagggtccagcgccgaaaattacccagcatttgctcttaatgtgttgagggaaaaccccggaaaacctcaaccaggtaacttgtcccaagtaGGGTTTGAACCCAGACCCGTTCATTTCACAGTCTGGCATGCTGTTACTCCACGCCAGTGGACTCACACAGTTATTAATTAACCTTgattcattctttattttataCTTCACACAAGAATCTGCTAACTAGTTTGAGAGAAAATTAAACCTATTTTGTTACCCAAAATCATATcgtttttatttcttctgctaaCAGTACACAGACCTACTTTCGTAAGAGtgctaaaaaaatttaattacagtacaaCCTCGATTATCCATTATAATGAAGGGGACAAGAggaacagttaatcgaaaaaaacttATAATCCGTTCTATTTGTTCTCAcgttatttttatgttcttttaaatAAGTCTGTCACTTTTTTCTGAACTTCACTGCCAGCAATTTTTTTCCGATCTCCGTTATAATTCTCCAAAGTAAAAGAATGTGCGGTAATGAAGTGTCATCATATTGCTCCAAAAAACTCATGAGAGTATCAGCTGATTCAAGTGCAATTTGCATTGGAACAAGCGATTCAGGCActatttcttcttctcctccactGTCGTCATTGTCACATTTGTAACCTCACATGCAGGGTCAGCAATAATGTTATCATCACTTTTTATTTCGTGTCTGGGAAGCACAAAATCTATATCCTGTCACTGATTAATGTTTTCTTCAACCATATCAAGAACTGGTTATTTTGCTTCACCAACTTTTTAATGTTTCCATTAATATTCTTCCACTGTTGGCATTATCTTCAAACCCTTGAACTTCATCTACAAGTTCCTTAATGCCAAAGTCATTTCCCTTGTATTGGAATGTGAGGTGAGTGAGGATGTGAACTGCTTGAATGGTAACAGAGTGCGCTAAAGGAAATAGTAGTTGTACATGCTTCAATTTGAACTCCTTCCCCCCGGCGTGGCTAATACCACGTTTACCATtctatgaatgggttatttatgaaagggcctaagtcttgaatactaaattgttagcagtttaagaaaaactgcttactggccgaaatttttaaattaaggctgaaataaaaattgtatcataaattctactaagcattatagagtgtgaaacttagtcctcttcatatctaaatcgatgtacctacacccaaagagcagtattacattacaaacccattttcacaaaattagtgaCTTAGgcactttcataaataacccattcatataGTAGTCTCGTCTCTTGCTAGACCCTTGATATTCAAACGTGCAGATAGAAATTTAGTGGGGTTTTCGTGATTAATTAGAGAGGAAAATGCAGGAATACCTTCAGATAATCCAAAGATCGGTTAATTGGGAGAGAGATAATCGAGATTCTACTGTACACTAGCATGCTAAAATCTACTATATTTAGGATAAAAACGAAAGAACATAACACTAACTTTGGTATTCCAACATTGGTACGATGATTGCTGATATTGTGACTAGCTGCTTCAGCTTTCATTTCACcttttgaatttataaattgaaaaGTATTATCACTTCTATTGCTTTGACTCGATATTTCATCAGCTTCCTcctaaaagaaaaatgtaataaataacttACAAGCTATAATGCGTACTTTCTAGATTGGATGTATtgttaaattatacaacaaactttAGATTTAACATCTTAAAACAATTATGTTACTGGTTATACGAAATGTTATAATTTCTTATGCAtggcaaattttaaaatataattcctttAGCAGAAAAGTTAGGTGCACGGTATGTTTGGAAAATCTCGTCCAAGAACAGAACTTGCATGAGAGAAGACATAATTCCACTTAGTTCAAATATAGAAATCAACACTCCATGATCACTTGTTATAGGGATATCGTGTTAGTCTCGGTCAAATAGTGTGCATTGTCGAAAAACATGagaaattgttaataatatatgGCATTATTTGTCTATTGCAGTGTGCAGGACATCTGTCTACATAGTCTCACAGTGATACTGAAATGGCTAAATTAAATGCTTGTCACAGTACTCTGCTATACACCACTTCATCATGATGCTACTGCTTAAAATGAACTTGTGTTAAAAACTGCAAATGCTTTAATACAAATTGCGAGTTAGTGGGTAGGTTCCTTATTCTCATTCTATATTATATCTTTTTCCATTATATCACATCTTATTCTTCTTGGATGATATTTTTCAAACATTCTATACCATGTAAGTTTCATTCAGTTCTGCTTTTAAATACGtaattattcttaaaaaatttatttaagaaaacgTTTTTATGAAACGAAGACAGACCAAATATATTtagaacaagaaataaaaaataacaggaTGTCTCGTGTTCATTTCTTATAAatatgtgttatattttgtaatttctaaGATCATTATTTTTCACTACAGTGTAACTGCTGCAGTTCAGAATATAGTACGATCATGTTAAATGtaaattgtgtattgtaaataaaatatttcaagagaTGTAGTGCATAGGTTTTACTGGACtttctaaaaaaattataggTAATATAAAAAATGCTCTAATTTTCAGATATCTAAGGAATGAAGTACAAGGATACCTAAGGAATGAAGTGAAATTTTGTACCTCTACCTACGTCGATTTTCACACAATTATCGCAAATACTATCTCTTGCAATGATATACTACAtactataaattaatttcttacttcaaaatttatcCTGATATATTgacttatttttttatgtaattaatttttcaataattcgTACAATTTAAAGTGCAACTAATGCAACTTAACTCCTTATTAAAATTTTCGCAAATCGAAGCACAATTGTAATTTCCAACTTTTACACACTGAAAGGACTAAAGTCACCCATTTTTATGCTTACTATTTGCTTATAAAGAGACATAGTACCGGTATATTAAATTCTAATTAAAATTAGAACTAGAGTACCAATATTATAAGAGAAACTAATTATgtaaggaaatatttatttttgtcgtAATTCATACAGTGGTCACAAATGACATTGAGAACTCAATTAATAGTGAACATGGTCATGTTCAAAAACTGATAAAGTATTCCTTTAAATTTAGTTCTCTTTTCCTACTTTAGGCTAACTCAAAACTGTGTTACTTGTGACAATGTCAAGTAGAATATCACAATCAAATTATGTGTTAATGTAAATTAAGTTGTGAACCATTGTTAGTGATATGAATGTGATGGCAGTTACGGTTTTAATTCTGTTAATTTTAGTGGGACAtgatttcatgtgttaaaatattgaCATTGCTTGTAGCAACTATTAACTTGCAACAATAcctcaataatcatggaagacaAGCTTTTAAATTAAGGATACCAGAATTTTTGCCTGAAATCCAGGGACACTAGTCAGCATCTACGATCATTACAATACTGTtactgttattgtttgtgctcgTATTGTTGTtctcgctattattattattattaattattattattattattattattattatcaaattacattaaattacaataaGATTGAAACACAACAATATAGCTGTTGTAACATAATATCACATACATTTTTCTGATAAGTGAATCCTTTTTAATAATTATGTCTTGTCTAGAAGCAAGCTTTGTTGTAAATTCCTGACGCGTCATGGGAAAGTTTGTGATGACAATCAACATGGATTCGATTGTTTTTACACATATTCATAGCTGAGAAAACCAATTGCTTCCAATTTCGTCCAGGAACACGTGAACTTTGGTTCACAGAACTTCTTCACTAGGCCAGATGTGCAGTCCATGGACTTGAAACTCTGATGGTGTTAGGGTACGGAATGCAAAACTACATTCTTGTAGTGCAACTGTCATGTAAGTCTTATCTGGAATAACACTTTTGAAATAAGTGGACAATTTAGAGCGCagctttttatatatattttatatctttttGTTGCCACGTATTCGATAATAGAATTCTTCTGCCACTgatgacatttttaacattacataCACAAAGGTTACACAGTAGAAAACTCGCCTTGTTTAGTGTGCGTAATAATGATATAAATCACTCTTAATGTCTCTGATgttaacaatttaataataatgcaacaaaatCACGTTTGAATGCAAGAATACTTTGGAAGTTTATTTAAAACTGGGGACATTCTGGGGACAGATTTCAGCCGGGGACAAAAGTATGAATTCGGGGAAGTCCCTAGGAAATAGAGACGTCTGATAACCTTACTTTAAGTGTCACTGCAAGAATAATCAATCATAACTATTGGTCGACATGATCACTGAATGGGTTCTTTACATCCAAAGCCACCTTTAGAGGACACACCATGTTCAAGCCTTGCATTTTATCTTCCGCATCATGCAATTTTATCTTGCAACTCGCAATATTTTCCTTCAAGTGAATTGAGTAACTTTACCTTTGTAAGTAACATTGCCATCTGTTATGGTATTGAGTATCAGAGCTAAGAATACGTCATCAAGTATGATAATAGcgtaataagtaaaaaaaaaaaaaaaaaatcatgaaaatgtAGCCATCAATGCCAGGCTGGTTTAAACTGCTAGTGTGAATGAGATCATACATATTGTTCATGAAAAGTATATTGATTTTAGGTCCATAGGTGACTGTCGTCAAAAACACCATTTTATTAATAAAGAAGTGCTTCATCTTCCAATAGAATGTTGTGTGCAGCCCATACGCACATAAATCAATATTGATAGCTTAAAACAGTCTGCACTACATGAGAAGTGGTTGAGTACAATTCAAGACTGTCACGTACTTGTGCAACTCTCATTTTTTGTGATCAACATGATCTTCCCAATGTTTCCTACTGCTGGTGTTCACACACGCCATGGATTACTTGCAATGATGTAAGCTATAGTCATTATACTCCATTTTTGGAATATAATAATTCGGTCAGCATGAACATTAACACTTGAATGATAATGTTCAGAAGCGTGAACCACACAATGTTTGTGTTCATCACAAGCTTCACTGTGACAGATACCCAGAGTTAATAATACAGAGTGGGTACTAAATCCCTCCTGCGAACACCAAG includes:
- the LOC138707552 gene encoding zinc finger protein 239-like isoform X3, which encodes MHICYVTIMGDNIKNELPLEPEVILTVKHEEEADEISSQSNRSDNTFQFINSKGEMKAEAASHNISNHRTNVGIPKFDQTTQATESPSPGPSAIPLSHHSDKPHVCDVCGKGFLLRSNLKQHMLVHTGIKPHVCSECGKGFTQLSNLKTHTIVHTGEKPHVCGVCGKAYTSLHNLKAHEYIHTGEKKRHICETCGQGFYQHGDLKTHKLIHTGLKPHVCGVCGKGFIKRGDLNVHMVVHTGEKPHACELCGKRFAQRWKLMKHSMVHAKKMTKTAVVKDISK
- the LOC138707552 gene encoding zinc finger protein 239-like isoform X1, translating into MTPKMESEGEISAEIVQNSASQIRNKQRPINNDSTSMHICYVTIMGDNIKNELPLEPEVILTVKHEEEADEISSQSNRSDNTFQFINSKGEMKAEAASHNISNHRTNVGIPKFDQTTQATESPSPGPSAIPLSHHSDKPHVCDVCGKGFLLRSNLKQHMLVHTGIKPHVCSECGKGFTQLSNLKTHTIVHTGEKPHVCGVCGKAYTSLHNLKAHEYIHTGEKKRHICETCGQGFYQHGDLKTHKLIHTGLKPHVCGVCGKGFIKRGDLNVHMVVHTGEKPHACELCGKRFAQRWKLMKHSMVHAKKMTKTAVVKDISK